A single region of the Cyanobacteria bacterium FACHB-DQ100 genome encodes:
- a CDS encoding response regulator translates to MTTKHILIIDDEYDIRAVAQLTLKTVGGWEVSSASSGHEGLAKAVSEQPDVILLDVMMPEMDGIETVRALQANPITQAIPVIFMTAKVQAAEQRRFAELDVAGIITKPFKAMKLPEQISNILGWSQA, encoded by the coding sequence ATGACGACTAAACACATTTTGATTATTGATGATGAATATGACATTCGGGCAGTGGCTCAACTCACTTTGAAGACGGTGGGTGGCTGGGAGGTATCGAGCGCCTCTTCAGGTCACGAGGGACTTGCCAAAGCAGTGAGTGAGCAACCAGACGTGATCTTGCTCGATGTCATGATGCCTGAAATGGATGGAATCGAAACTGTTCGTGCTCTTCAAGCGAATCCAATAACTCAGGCGATTCCGGTCATTTTCATGACCGCAAAGGTGCAAGCAGCAGAGCAGCGGCGGTTTGCAGAACTAGATGTGGCAGGAATTATCACAAAACCTTTTAAGGCAATGAAACTTCCAGAGCAAATTTCCAACATCCTTGGTTGGAGTCAAGCGTGA
- a CDS encoding Mo-dependent nitrogenase C-terminal domain-containing protein, with product MNSLIIRHLSTLLYPIQQRLESIEISNPQTARSLCKMIPARCPFERQIKLFDYTLVRIPPLCKLNPFYDQIVSLRFKSLVYLADHCGEDVTLYS from the coding sequence GTGAACTCCCTAATCATTCGTCACTTGAGCACTCTCCTCTACCCGATTCAACAACGGCTAGAGTCGATCGAAATTTCTAATCCTCAAACAGCACGGTCACTCTGCAAAATGATTCCGGCTCGTTGCCCGTTTGAACGGCAGATCAAACTGTTTGATTACACGCTTGTTCGGATTCCACCGCTTTGTAAATTAAATCCTTTCTACGATCAAATCGTAAGTCTTCGCTTTAAATCTTTAGTCTATCTAGCAGACCATTGTGGCGAAGATGTGACGCTTTATTCCTAA